The following proteins come from a genomic window of Rattus norvegicus strain BN/NHsdMcwi chromosome 8, GRCr8, whole genome shotgun sequence:
- the LOC134479996 gene encoding uncharacterized protein LOC134479996, with translation METERARGPQSEPRNVLFSRQQLPCSWAAEESMRLHLETPRVEIQGLEKKTMVTSLKHPGKKQSGSSSRLPLTWTKRATPPALAHSATSTGPWDRQMDRMTDIERLKTLRQKDAQTRCRNLQGPARPGDHCAVLALGTHAQPGSWDQPTSAWGHCKPHHPATPPSRHPATPVLSARAGTPPPGARDTRSPDAAAADAKARALTANAGDAHAPGTVRAQQTPTELLASRRLRRRRRFHPSGVSRSPPPALPAAPPSMRRAAPRGGARAGLDRSPRGSAPRRVTGAAPKG, from the coding sequence ATGGAAACAGAGCGCGCTCGGGGGCCCCAGTCAGAGCCCAGGAATGTCCTGTTCTCCAGGCAGCAACTTCCCTGCAGCTGGGCTGCAGAGGAGTCAATGAGGCTTCACCTGGAGACGCCCAGAGTTGAGATCCAGggcttagaaaagaaaacaatggtAACTTCCTTAAAGCATCCTGGAAAAAAACAGAGCGGCAGCAGCTCCCGCCTCCCTTTGACGTGGACAAAGAGGGCGACTCCCCCCGCGCTGGCGCACAGTGCTACAAGCACAGGCCCgtgggacagacagatggacaggatGACAGACATAGAAAGATTGAAGACTCTCAGGCAGAAAGACGCTCAAACACGGTGCAGAAACCTGCAAGGCCCCGCCAGGCCTGGGGACCACTGTGCTGTGCTGGCCCTAGGAACTCACGCCCAGCCAGGGTCCTGGGACCAACCAACCTCTGCCTGGGGCCACTGCAAACCACATCACCCCGCCACCCCGCCATCCCGCCATCCTGCTACCCCAGTGCTCAGTGCGCGCGCAGGGACGCCCCCACCAGGCGCGCGAGACACCCGGAGCCCGGATGCCGCCGCGGCGGACGCGAAGGCCCGCGCCCTCACTGCGAACGCGGGAGACGCCCATGCCCCGGGTACGGTTCGGGCCCAGCAGACACCCACCGAGCTCCTCGCATCCCGCCGCCTCCGCCGGCGCCGGCGCTTCCATCCCTCGGGGGTCTCCAGGTCGCCGCCGCCCGCTCTGCCGGCCGCACCGCCGAGCATGCGCAGAGCCGCCCCGAGGGGCGGGGCCCGGGCCGGCCTTGACCGTAGCCCACGCGGGTCCGCGCCTCGCAGGGTGACAGGAGCCGCACCTAAAGGCTAA